In the Psychromonas sp. psych-6C06 genome, one interval contains:
- a CDS encoding insulinase family protein yields MLNKLMNRFTGMLTVTLFLVAPLQATENTMNAFTVSNQSITQSPNDTRDYQLITLSNQLDVLLISDPDIENSAVSLSVPVGSMHNPDNQLGLAHYLEHMLFLGSERYPTINEYSKFMTQNGGYTNAYTAQESTVYGFEVNDSAFDEALDRLGDVMRAPLLDEKYADKERHTVNAEHKTYYDNDMRKLYALQRYTLNPEYPMARFSTGDLTTLVDKPGSKLQDELVDFFAKHYSANTMKVAITSPRSIEALQLVASKYLTQIPNKKVKKPIVLTPMLTDKELAIQVEMKPTADIKMLQVNFLVPSVKAEYMYQPGAFISRLLGSDHKGGLSDTLIKAGLVDSVMAGFYAPHSDLYSRFSLQFKLTNKGLESQSQIMSTLFAFIELIKEQGINETQFQEQKSNLDRRFEFLSKQSGFNYVMGLSANMQLYPIKDILYFPYRLDAFNAQFIEQLLSYLTPENTRIFLLSPNAKGGTAIPHYQGEYSVNKTDLKQQQQWLDNAKSIPLVLPASNSWLPEKLALVERQQAGEAKQLINQLGHSVWFAQSAEIEEPKASLRLQLNSDIADQSAQNRVTMALLLSILKKQFSELNFVTQEAGLNFSFTQSNGLLISTSGYSDKQDKLLLTVLEHIKNTSFSEQSLRLAKQDLQRRLNNKEKMKAMDLAFDGFRQVIRQPAWSDETLLAQIDDLTVEAISQFRDEIFQQSTVRLLALGNFTEQQVLALDKELVKQISVQKKPFYSIKRLQAEPKQGALNYIRRSVMQDDALVMVHLSKFKGDKARATAELLNKLIQPAFYDQIRTQEQLSYSPFTTSFDVNDYVAFGLFTQSSAASNNQLHQRFIAFLSDFKSKLSKITEAELAQIKAAHIANYTAKPSSLGAEFSYLKNEWLTGKDQINNKEAYIAALNSVSLQEIQAFYDELFLSEENRQLIIVQTQGKKFMANAPLRLPKQVLINNVDQLSK; encoded by the coding sequence ATGCTAAATAAATTGATGAACCGCTTTACGGGAATGTTAACCGTTACCCTTTTTCTTGTTGCACCATTACAGGCCACTGAAAACACTATGAATGCATTTACAGTTTCTAATCAGTCTATTACACAGAGTCCAAATGATACGAGAGATTACCAATTAATCACCTTAAGTAATCAATTGGATGTACTCCTTATCTCTGATCCAGATATAGAAAATAGTGCTGTTTCCCTTTCTGTTCCGGTCGGTAGTATGCATAATCCCGACAATCAGTTAGGCCTTGCGCATTATTTAGAGCATATGTTGTTTTTGGGCTCTGAACGTTACCCTACCATTAATGAGTACAGTAAGTTTATGACTCAGAATGGTGGTTACACTAATGCTTATACCGCACAGGAAAGTACCGTTTATGGCTTTGAGGTCAATGATAGTGCTTTTGATGAAGCTTTGGATCGCTTAGGTGATGTAATGCGAGCACCACTGCTCGACGAAAAGTATGCAGACAAAGAGCGCCATACAGTTAATGCCGAGCATAAGACCTATTATGACAATGATATGCGTAAGCTTTATGCATTGCAGCGTTACACACTTAACCCTGAATATCCGATGGCACGTTTTAGCACTGGTGATTTGACTACGCTAGTAGACAAGCCTGGTAGCAAACTTCAGGATGAATTAGTTGATTTTTTTGCGAAGCATTATTCAGCTAATACTATGAAAGTGGCTATAACTAGTCCGCGTTCAATTGAAGCTTTGCAGTTGGTTGCAAGTAAATATTTGACGCAGATTCCGAATAAAAAGGTCAAGAAACCGATCGTTCTCACACCGATGTTAACTGACAAAGAACTGGCGATTCAAGTTGAGATGAAACCAACTGCTGACATTAAAATGCTGCAGGTGAATTTTTTAGTGCCGAGTGTAAAAGCAGAATACATGTATCAGCCTGGAGCGTTTATCAGTCGTTTATTAGGTTCAGATCATAAAGGTGGGCTATCGGATACATTAATCAAAGCGGGGCTTGTTGACTCCGTTATGGCTGGTTTTTATGCCCCACATAGTGATCTGTATTCGCGTTTTTCTCTACAATTTAAACTCACCAATAAAGGGCTTGAATCACAGTCACAAATTATGTCGACACTGTTTGCATTCATTGAGTTAATTAAAGAACAGGGAATCAATGAAACTCAATTTCAAGAACAAAAGAGTAACTTAGATAGAAGGTTTGAATTTCTCAGTAAGCAATCAGGGTTTAACTATGTAATGGGCTTGTCGGCTAATATGCAACTCTATCCAATAAAAGATATTCTTTATTTTCCATATCGTTTAGATGCTTTTAACGCTCAATTTATCGAACAGTTATTAAGTTATTTAACGCCTGAAAATACACGTATATTTTTACTTTCTCCCAATGCAAAAGGGGGAACAGCAATTCCTCATTATCAAGGTGAGTATTCGGTTAATAAAACCGATCTCAAGCAACAACAGCAATGGCTAGATAACGCAAAATCTATTCCGCTCGTGTTACCCGCAAGTAATAGCTGGTTACCGGAAAAGTTAGCGTTAGTAGAAAGACAACAAGCTGGTGAAGCCAAGCAACTTATTAATCAACTTGGTCACTCTGTATGGTTTGCACAAAGCGCTGAGATCGAAGAGCCTAAAGCGAGTCTTCGTTTACAACTGAATAGTGATATCGCAGATCAAAGTGCACAGAATCGCGTCACTATGGCGTTACTATTATCGATACTTAAAAAGCAGTTTTCAGAGCTTAATTTTGTCACACAAGAAGCGGGGCTTAATTTTTCATTCACGCAATCGAATGGTTTGTTAATCAGTACATCAGGTTATAGTGATAAACAAGATAAGTTGTTATTAACGGTGCTTGAGCACATAAAAAACACCTCATTTAGTGAGCAGTCACTACGTCTTGCTAAACAAGATTTACAACGTCGCTTAAATAATAAAGAAAAAATGAAAGCGATGGATTTGGCTTTTGATGGTTTTAGGCAAGTGATACGTCAGCCTGCCTGGTCGGATGAAACCTTGCTTGCACAGATTGATGACTTAACAGTAGAAGCAATCAGTCAATTTAGGGATGAAATATTTCAGCAATCAACTGTGCGCTTATTAGCGCTAGGTAATTTTACAGAGCAACAGGTTTTAGCGCTTGATAAAGAGTTAGTTAAACAAATTTCTGTACAGAAGAAGCCTTTTTATAGTATTAAGCGTTTACAGGCTGAGCCTAAGCAAGGCGCTTTAAACTATATTCGTCGTTCTGTGATGCAAGATGACGCATTAGTCATGGTTCACTTAAGCAAATTTAAAGGCGATAAAGCGCGTGCGACAGCAGAGTTGCTGAATAAATTAATTCAACCTGCTTTTTATGATCAAATTCGCACTCAAGAACAGCTGTCTTACTCGCCATTTACTACTTCTTTTGATGTTAATGATTACGTTGCTTTTGGCTTGTTTACTCAGAGCTCTGCTGCAAGCAATAATCAATTACATCAACGCTTTATTGCTTTTTTAAGTGATTTTAAAAGCAAATTGTCCAAAATCACAGAAGCTGAATTAGCGCAGATAAAAGCGGCTCATATAGCTAATTATACAGCCAAGCCAAGCTCATTAGGTGCTGAATTTAGCTACCTCAAAAATGAATGGCTAACCGGTAAAGATCAGATAAACAATAAGGAAGCTTACATTGCCGCTTTAAACTCTGTGTCGTTGCAGGAGATACAAGCTTTTTATGATGAACTGTTCCTTTCTGAAGAAAACAGGCAATTAATTATTGTACAGACGCAGGGTAAAAAATTCATGGCTAATGCTCCGTTGAGATTACCCAAACAGGTTCTGATAAATAATGTTGATCAGCTAAGCAAGTAG
- a CDS encoding transporter substrate-binding domain-containing protein, producing the protein MNPPNYIYQFRISLFLFLSLCSSMLHATSVKLTETEMDFIKENPVIKVHAEKAWRPFNFIENNEVKGYSNDLIRLVAKNTGLEIEFVVGYHWNDYLLMLKNGEIDVITNMKRTPEREKYALFTQYNPLKAIDGLLTLDETSHYLDFHYLKNKNVAVVRGFFYEELMRTHYPDINLLLTNSTEESVEQLIIGNVDAVLDSYSVINFYVQRYFITGVTNAPLFENPIFSHLPQYMGVNKSNPVLRDILNKGLQAIPNEELVALQEQWALLEKKKNTFVDTSFQQIMPVFTEGELIYLKSKKQLNMCVDPDWLPIEGVRNSAYTGMGGDFLHLFKQRLSTPIELIKTESWSQTLRYMKQGLCDFIPIINRTEALDKQFAFTYPYLRFPLVLVTKKERIVHTLEQVLHRPIGIVKDYAFKQDFEKNYPQGEIREFTSAEAGLKAVKSGEIYAFIDSLPVMAKLLQKDYPEIKIVDKLDYLHSLSLATANNDPALVGIFNKVLATITAKQHEDIVNRWLPVVYETKQSVTWLWYLLISIVFIFSLLLFRNQVLKNSNVKLQDMQDKLEQLAMRDFLTGLPNRHYFLEQLEKEWARANRSKQPLSVVIFDIDQFKEFNERYGRLAGDSCLIELSQRLLVAIKRPADVVARYGGEEFALILPDTDEEGVETIVAELFYLLKQWALPHAGAVSGNLLTVSAGSSTLNYNVKYGVEELIRRADNALYKAQEKGYNQLMQYQKKRGD; encoded by the coding sequence ATGAACCCGCCTAACTATATATATCAGTTTAGAATCTCTCTTTTTCTTTTTTTATCGCTATGTAGCTCTATGCTTCATGCCACTAGTGTCAAGCTAACTGAAACTGAGATGGATTTTATTAAAGAGAATCCAGTCATTAAAGTACATGCTGAAAAAGCGTGGCGTCCGTTTAACTTTATTGAGAATAATGAAGTAAAGGGCTATTCCAATGACCTTATTAGGTTGGTTGCTAAAAATACTGGCTTAGAGATAGAGTTCGTAGTTGGCTACCATTGGAATGATTATTTACTAATGCTGAAAAATGGTGAAATTGATGTGATCACCAATATGAAGCGTACCCCTGAGCGTGAAAAATATGCCCTGTTTACACAATATAACCCGCTCAAAGCGATTGATGGTTTACTAACTTTAGATGAGACCTCGCATTACTTAGACTTTCATTATCTAAAAAATAAAAATGTTGCCGTTGTGCGTGGTTTCTTTTATGAAGAGTTAATGCGCACTCACTATCCTGATATTAATTTATTACTGACCAATAGTACCGAAGAGTCTGTTGAGCAACTTATTATCGGTAATGTGGATGCTGTATTAGATTCTTACTCCGTAATTAATTTCTATGTGCAACGCTATTTCATCACTGGTGTTACGAATGCGCCACTTTTTGAAAACCCCATTTTTAGTCACCTGCCTCAGTATATGGGAGTTAATAAAAGTAACCCGGTCTTACGTGATATTTTAAATAAAGGTTTACAAGCGATCCCTAATGAAGAGTTGGTCGCCTTGCAAGAGCAATGGGCATTATTGGAGAAGAAAAAGAATACATTTGTTGATACAAGCTTCCAACAAATAATGCCTGTTTTTACTGAAGGGGAGCTAATCTATTTAAAGTCTAAAAAGCAGTTAAACATGTGTGTAGACCCAGATTGGTTACCTATTGAAGGAGTCAGAAATAGCGCTTATACCGGTATGGGGGGCGATTTTTTGCATCTCTTTAAACAACGCTTATCAACACCGATTGAGCTTATTAAAACAGAGAGCTGGTCGCAAACATTACGCTATATGAAACAAGGTTTGTGTGACTTTATTCCTATCATCAATCGTACTGAAGCATTAGATAAGCAGTTTGCTTTTACTTATCCTTATTTACGTTTTCCATTGGTGTTAGTCACTAAAAAAGAACGTATCGTACATACTTTAGAACAGGTGTTACATAGACCGATCGGTATTGTAAAGGATTATGCCTTTAAACAAGATTTTGAGAAAAATTACCCACAGGGAGAGATTAGGGAATTTACCTCTGCTGAGGCAGGCTTAAAAGCGGTAAAAAGTGGTGAAATATATGCATTTATTGACTCTTTACCAGTAATGGCTAAATTACTCCAAAAGGATTATCCCGAGATAAAAATTGTCGATAAACTCGATTATTTACACAGTTTGTCATTAGCCACTGCAAACAATGATCCCGCATTAGTTGGTATCTTTAATAAAGTACTTGCTACTATCACCGCAAAACAGCATGAAGATATTGTAAATCGTTGGTTGCCCGTTGTGTATGAAACTAAACAAAGCGTAACTTGGTTATGGTATCTATTGATTAGTATTGTGTTCATCTTCTCTTTATTACTATTTCGTAATCAAGTACTCAAAAACAGTAATGTAAAATTACAGGATATGCAGGATAAATTAGAGCAGTTAGCGATGCGTGATTTTTTAACTGGATTGCCTAATCGACATTATTTTCTTGAACAGCTAGAAAAAGAGTGGGCTCGTGCGAATCGTTCTAAGCAACCGCTTTCTGTGGTTATTTTTGATATTGACCAGTTTAAGGAATTTAATGAACGTTATGGTCGCCTAGCTGGTGATAGTTGTTTGATTGAGTTGTCACAGCGCCTTTTGGTTGCAATTAAACGCCCTGCAGATGTTGTTGCGCGCTATGGCGGTGAAGAGTTCGCGCTTATATTGCCAGATACTGATGAGGAAGGGGTGGAAACGATAGTGGCTGAGTTATTTTACTTGCTCAAACAATGGGCGCTTCCTCATGCTGGTGCGGTTAGTGGCAATCTCTTAACGGTAAGCGCAGGCAGTTCGACACTTAATTATAATGTTAAATACGGTGTTGAGGAGTTAATTCGTCGTGCTGATAACGCTCTTTATAAAGCCCAAGAAAAAGGTTATAACCAACTGATGCAATATCAAAAAAAACGAGGTGATTAA
- a CDS encoding virulence factor BrkB family protein, with amino-acid sequence MQCDKTALIEKAKLSSGYLVFVWRRCQEDNIKVPAGHLAYVTLLSIVPFLAVIFYMLSAFPMFSELNQIMEDLIYNNFVPTSGDAIKDHVGGFIENTKKMSMMGIASLIVIALLLISTIDQTINRIWRCNNKRSIVQAFTIYWTILSLGPIIIGSSIALSSYIFSIVQDQGFLSIGQQLLSLMPFVISWLTFAGVYTLVPNQRVSFRYSCVGGLVASLLLNIGTDLFTLYITNFPSQQLIYGALAVIPILFVWIYFNWLIVLLGAEVTSTLEEYLSAHKKQEQSE; translated from the coding sequence GTGCAATGCGACAAAACAGCGCTAATTGAAAAAGCCAAGTTAAGTTCTGGCTATCTTGTTTTTGTTTGGCGACGCTGCCAAGAAGATAATATTAAGGTGCCGGCTGGGCATTTAGCTTATGTCACTTTGTTATCGATTGTGCCATTTTTAGCGGTGATCTTTTATATGTTATCTGCATTTCCGATGTTCTCGGAATTAAATCAGATAATGGAAGATCTTATCTACAATAATTTTGTGCCAACCTCGGGTGATGCCATTAAAGATCATGTTGGTGGCTTTATTGAGAATACTAAAAAAATGAGCATGATGGGCATCGCTTCTTTAATTGTGATTGCGCTTTTACTCATTTCAACAATTGATCAAACGATCAATCGTATTTGGCGGTGCAACAATAAACGTTCAATTGTTCAGGCCTTTACTATTTATTGGACCATATTAAGTCTTGGTCCGATTATTATTGGTAGCAGTATTGCATTAAGCTCCTATATTTTTTCTATTGTGCAAGATCAGGGGTTTCTTTCAATAGGGCAGCAATTATTGAGTTTAATGCCCTTTGTTATTTCTTGGCTAACCTTTGCGGGCGTGTATACCTTAGTTCCAAATCAGAGAGTGAGCTTTCGTTACTCTTGTGTTGGTGGCTTAGTGGCATCACTGTTACTTAATATAGGGACCGATCTGTTCACTTTATATATCACCAATTTTCCATCACAGCAGCTTATCTATGGCGCATTAGCGGTGATTCCAATCTTATTTGTGTGGATCTACTTTAACTGGCTAATTGTATTATTAGGTGCAGAGGTCACATCGACATTAGAAGAGTATTTATCTGCTCACAAAAAACAGGAGCAAAGCGAATGA
- the dtd gene encoding D-aminoacyl-tRNA deacylase, giving the protein MIALIQRVTNANVQVSGKVVGEIKAGLLILLAVEKGDDEKHCQRLAEKVMAYRIFADENDKMNLNVQQAGGDLLVISQFTLAADTKKGNRPGFSNGALPSEAERLYESFNQYCRDKGMLVENGIFAADMQVSSTNDGPTTFWLQV; this is encoded by the coding sequence ATGATCGCGTTAATTCAGCGTGTCACAAATGCTAATGTGCAAGTTTCGGGAAAAGTCGTTGGCGAGATAAAAGCAGGACTATTGATACTGCTTGCCGTTGAAAAAGGAGACGACGAAAAGCACTGTCAACGCCTTGCAGAGAAGGTGATGGCATATCGTATTTTTGCCGATGAAAACGATAAAATGAACCTTAATGTGCAGCAGGCTGGGGGGGATTTGTTAGTTATTTCACAGTTCACTTTAGCGGCAGACACTAAAAAAGGTAATCGCCCCGGTTTTTCTAATGGCGCATTACCTAGCGAAGCAGAGCGACTTTATGAATCTTTTAATCAATATTGTCGTGATAAAGGCATGCTGGTTGAAAACGGTATTTTTGCTGCTGATATGCAAGTTAGCTCAACCAACGACGGCCCAACAACATTTTGGCTACAGGTATAG